The Phacochoerus africanus isolate WHEZ1 chromosome 15, ROS_Pafr_v1, whole genome shotgun sequence genome has a segment encoding these proteins:
- the POLR3D gene encoding DNA-directed RNA polymerase III subunit RPC4 has translation MSEGNAAGEPSTPGGSRPLLPGARGLIGRRPAPSLTPGRLPSIRSRDLTLGGVKKKTFTPNIISRKIKEEPKEEVAVKKEKRERDRDRQREGHGRGRGRPEVIQSHSIFEQGPAEMMKKKGNWDKTVDMSDIGPSHIINIKKEKRETDEETKQILRMLEKDDFIDDPGLRNDTRNTPVQLPLAHSGWLFKEEDEEADVKPWLPGHKEEDMDVDGPAVKVKEEPRDEEEETKVKAPPRATRKTPSLPKDVSVAELLRELSLTQEEELLFLQLPDSLPGQPPTQDIKPVKTEVQGEDGQMVVIKQEKDREARLAENTCTLADLTEGQVGKLLIRKSGKVQLLLGKVTLDVTMGTACSFLQELVSVGLGDSRTGEMTVLGHVKHKLVCSPNFESLLDHKHR, from the exons ATGTCGGAAGGAAACGCCGCCGGCGAGCCCAGCACTCCAGGAGGGTCCCGACCCCTCCTGCCCGGTGCCCGGGGGCTTATCGGGAGGAGGCCGGCGCCTTCCCTCACCCCAGGCCGCCTTCCCTCCATCCGCTCCAGGGACCTCACCCTCGGAGGAGTCAAGAAG AAAACCTTCACCCCAAATATCATCAGTCGGAAGATCAAGGAAGA GCCCAAGGAAGAAGTAGCAGTCAAGAAGGAAAAGCGTGAAAGGGATAGAGACCGACAGCGAGAGGGCCATGGAAGGGGTCGGGGGCGCCCAGAAGTGATCCAGTCCCACTCCATCTTTGAGCAGGGCCCAGCTGAAATGATGAAGAAGAAGG GGAACTGGGATAAGACCGTGGACATGTCAGACATTGGGCCCTCTCACATCATCAACATcaaaaaggagaagagggagacgGACGAAGAAACAAAACAGATCCTGCGTATGCTGGAGAAGGATGAT TTCATCGATGACCCTGGCCTAAGGAATGACACTCGAAATACACCTGTGCAACTGCCACTGGCTCACTCAGGCTGGCTTTTTAAGGAAGAGGATGAAGAAGCAGATGTTAAACCTTGGCTTCCTGGCCACAAGGAAGAGGACATGGATGTGGACGGGCCTGCTGTGAAAG TGAAAGAAGAGCCAcgagatgaggaggaggagaccaAGGTGAAGGCTCCTCCCAGAGCCACCCGGAAGACCCCGAGCCTACCGAAGGACGTGTCTGTGGCAGAGCTGCTCAGGGAGCTGAGCCTCACACAGGAGGAAGAGCTGCTGttcctgcagctgccagactcGCTCCCTGGCCAGCCACCCACTCAGGACATCAAGCCTGTCAAGACGGAGGTGCAGGGCGAGGATGGCCAGATGGTGGTTATAAAGCAGGAGAAAGACCGG GAAGCCCGCCTGGCAGAGAACACCTGTACCCTGGCTGACCTGACAGAGGGCCAGGTTGGCAAGCTGCTCATCCGCAAGTCAGGGAAGGTGCAGCTCCTCCTGGGCAAGGTGACTCTGGACGTGACGATGGGAACCGCCTGCTCTTTCCTGCAG GAGCTGGTGTCTGTGGGCCTTGGAGACAGTAGGACGGGTGAGATGACAGTCCTGGGACATGTGAAGCACAAACTTGTATGTTCTCCCAATTTTGAATCCCTGTTGGATCACAAGCACCGGTAA